In Fusarium oxysporum Fo47 chromosome VII, complete sequence, the following proteins share a genomic window:
- a CDS encoding uncharacterized protein (expressed protein) gives MGTLTSWLDVPELTNASGVGHYTTTFTWPPASGQADGAYLSLPPIDNALLLRINDKDVLLLDHARPIADMTQFLIEGENRVQIIVPTTMWNYIRTVASDIMSSAAPNVPYVMDKEMGIPMPGRVSNGLLGPVVVIPIISVVV, from the coding sequence ATGGGCACTTTGACTTCGTGGCTAGATGTACCAGAGCTGACGAATGCGTCAGGCGTTGGCCACTACACAACTACTTTCACCTGGCCTCCTGCATCTGGACAGGCAGATGGAGCATATCTATCTCTTCCTCCTATTGATAATGCTCTACTACTGCGTATCAACGACAAGGACGTGCTCCTGCTTGATCACGCTCGGCCGATAGCTGACATGACACAATTTCTCATAGAAGGTGAGAACAGAGTCCAGATCATTGTGCCTACAACCATGTGGAACTATATCAGAACGGTTGCTTCAGACATTATGTCATCAGCCGCCCCAAATGTACCATATGTGATGGACAAGGAAATGGGCATCCCTATGCCTGGTAGGGTGAGCAACGGGTTGCTTGGGCCTGTGGTTGTTATTCCTATTATCTCTGTAGTAGTTTAA
- a CDS encoding WD40-repeat-containing domain protein has protein sequence WNACLQTLEGHHSSVTSVAFSADGQQVVSGSGDKTVKIWDTATGACVQTLEGHNNSVNSVAFSADSQQVASGSNDETVKIWDVATGTCVQTL, from the coding sequence TGGAATGCATGCCTGCAGACGCTCGAGGGCCATCACAGTTCGGTGACCTCGGTGGCCTTCTCAGCGGATGGCCAGCAGGTCGTCTCGGGCTCGGGCGATAAGACggtcaagatctgggataCGGCAACGGGCGCGTGTGTGCAGACGCTTGAGGGCCATAATAATTCGGTAAACTCAGTAGCCTTCTCAGCGGATAGCCAGCAGGTCGCGTCAGGCTCGAATGATGAGACGGTTAAGATCTGGGATGTGGCAACCGGTACGTGCGTGCAGACGCTC
- a CDS encoding NACHT domain-containing protein: MAPRWFGKVESKAKKLLSPSAPSPSPSPTPSQPASEPAARPTSQPTPSPPTSTDSETSPLPNLQERLWNQAYDELKASEPKLVEAYEKILSVGLHRKDPSSVTCESTENEIEGARETRCRQMQQLVRDGLDRTQKAASIKRGIDEGLQAVQAVRGIVDKAIQAAPEAAIAWVGVCLGLEILSNPVTEARCNRNGIAYVLSRMEWYWNLHVVQLYEKLLSYQVKSICLYHRNWAAVVLRDVFRLDDWAGQLDDIQKAEAAVGTDSGQYNNEQSKIYLRKLTDTASALEMNLQDIHSAIQDQTRQQEKRYQDAKYEKCMQDLHVTDPREDKKRIQVTKGGLLRDSYRWILDHAKFQQFRDDPQSRLLWIKGDPGKGKTMLLCGIIDELEEGSNCFLSYFFCQATETQLSNASSVLRGLTYLLIIQQPSLISYLRSKHDVTGEKLFQGINVWVSLVEILTDMLKDPTLKDVILVVDALDECITDRPQLLDFIIQSSSSPSSRVKWIISSRNWPDIEDKLDSAKQKVRLPLELNKDSISKAVDMYIGYKVDRLACHKKYDKETRDAVEDYLTSNADGTFLWVALVCQALADPKVRKRHALNTLKSFPPGLDSLYDRMIGYIGDSKDADLCKEVLAIASVVYRPITLDELKVLIESLEDLDQDDLEEIIRSCGSFLTLREGVIYFVHQSAKDFLLNKASDQILPSGAAHQHHAIFVRSLEALSETLERDVYELGVPGLPIDQVSSPNPDPLASIRYSCVFWVDHLDDSESLVKMRDKNLQDAVTVHDFLRKKYLYWLESLSLLRSISEGVTAVQKLEALVVVSCYKENQGSATINGTTSRRAPLYSFSQAGHGDCSITGLCISTRV, from the exons ATGGCGCCTCGCTGGTTTGGGAAAGTCGAATCCAAGGCCAAAAAGCTGTTGTCTCCTTCGGCTCCTTCACCATCACCTTCGCCGACACCCTCTCAGCCTGCATCTGAACCAGCAGCTCGACCAACATCTCAGCCAACGCCTTCTCCACCCACCTCGACGGATTCCGAAACCTCACCGCTGCCGAATCTACAGGAGCGACTTTGGAACCAGGCCTACGACGAGCTCAAAGCGAGCGAGCCCAAACTGGTCGAAGCGTACGAGAAGATCCTATCAGTTGGACTTCACCGAAAGGACCCGAGCTCTGTTACTTGCGAATCAACCGAAAATGAAATAGAGGGTGCTCGTGAGACAAGATGCCGCCAAATGCAGCAGTTGGTCCGGGATGGACTAGACCGGACGCAGAAAGCAGCGTCCATCAAGCGAGGAATCGACGAAGGCTTGCAAGCAGTGCAAGCGGTGAGGGGGATAGTAGATAAGGCGATACAGGCCGCACCGGAAGCCGCCATCGCCTGGGTTGGCGTCTGCCTTGGACTAGAG ATCCTTTCGAACCCCGTCACCGAGGCACGCTGCAATCGCAATGGCATCGCCTACGTCCTGTCGAGAATGGAGTGGTACTGGAACCTG CACGTCGTGCAGCTATACGAGAAACTTCTCTCATATCAAGTGAAAAGCATCTGCCTTTACCACCGTAACTGGGCTGCCGTGGTCTTGAGGGACGTGTTCCGACTAGATGACTGGGCTGGCCAGCTCGACGACATCCAGAAagccgaggctgctgttggaaCCGACTCGGGTCAATACAACAATGAACAGAGCAAGATCTATCTCCGGAAACTCACCGACACCGCAAGCGCTCTAGAGATGAATCTCCAAGACATCCATTCGGCCATCCAGGATCAAACACGacagcaagagaagagatatcaagACGCCAAGTACGAGAAATGTATGCAGGATCTGCACGTGACTGACCCACGCGAGGATAAGAAGCGAATCCAAGTCACGAAGGGTGGCCTGCTCAGGGACTCTTATCGCTGGATTCTTGACCACGCTAAATTCCAGCAATTTCGCGACGATCCGCAGAGCCGGCTGCTCTGGATCAAGGGTGACCCTGGCAAAGGCAAGACCATGCTCCTGTGCGGCATCATTGACGAGCTAGAGGAGGGATCCAATTGTTTTCTTTCCTATTTCTTCTGCCAGGCCACTGAGACTCAACTAAGCAATGCGTCATCTGTGCTGCGTGGCCTCACCtatctcctcatcatccagCAACCATCGCTCATCTCGTACCTCCGGTCCAAGCACGATGTTACAGGCGAGAAACTCTTCCAGGGCATAAATGTCTGGGTGTCTCTGGTCGAGATACTCACAGACATGCTGAAGGACCCGACTTTGAAAGATGTAATCTTAGTCGTCGACGCCCTTGACGAGTGCATTACCGATCGACCCCAGCTTCTTGATTTCATCATCCAATCGTCGTCCAGTCCTTCATCTCGCGTCAAGTGGATCATATCCAGTCGCAACTGGCCAGACATTGAGGATAAACTTGACAGTGCGAAGCAGAAGGTCAGGTTGCCCCTCGAGTTGAACAAGGACTCAATCTccaaggctgttgatatgTACATTGGATACAAGGTGGATCGATTGGCATGCCATAAGAAATACGACAAGGAAACAAGGGACGCTGTCGAGGATTACTTAACCTCCAATGCCGACGGCACGTTTCTCTGGGTAGCCTTGGTCTGTCAAGCGCTCGCAGATCCCAAGGTCCGAAAACGGCATGCGCTCAACACGTTAAAGTCATTCCCTCCGGGACTTGATTCACTCTATGACCGAATGATAGGGTATATCGGTGATTCGAAGGATGCGGACCTTTGCAAGGAAGTCCTGGCCATCGCTTCGGTCGTATACCGACCTATAACCTTGGACGAGTTGAAGGTTCTTATTGAGTCGCTCGAGGACCTCGACCAGGACGACTTGGAAGAAATCATCAGATCCTGCGGTTCTTTTCTGACTCTTCGAGAAGGTGTCATCTACTTTGTGCATCAATCAGCCAAGGATTTCCTGCTGAACAAGGCATCCGACCAAATCCTACCCTCTGGCGCCGCACATCAGCACCATGCTATCTTCGTGAGGTCGCTGGAGGCTCTCTCAGAGACTCTCGAACGTGATGTTTACGAACTGGGCGTCCCAGGACTTCCCATCGACCAGGTCTCGTCGCCCAACCCTGACCCATTGGCTTCGATACGATATTCTTGCGTCTTCTGGGTAGACCATCTCGATGACTCGGAATCcctggtgaagatgagggacAAGAACCTACAGGACGCGGTGACTGTCCATGACTTCCTTCGAAAGAAGTATCTGTATTGGTTAGAATCTCTCAGTTTGTTACGCAGTATATCAGAGGGGGTCACAGCAGTGCAGAAGCTCGAAGCTTTAGTAGTAGTGAGTTGTTATAAAG AAAACCAAGGAAGCGCAACAATTAACGGAACTACTTCGCGACGCGCGCCGCTTTATTCTTTCTCACAAGCGGGCCATGGAGATTGCTCCATTACAGGTCTATGCATCAGCACTCGTGTTTAG